One genomic window of Medicago truncatula cultivar Jemalong A17 chromosome 1, MtrunA17r5.0-ANR, whole genome shotgun sequence includes the following:
- the LOC112418429 gene encoding uncharacterized protein produces MAYPSRRSHLLFAEDCFLFFRAEEKEAQVMKNIFHKYEIASGQAISLSKSEVFFSTVVPSPIKDTITNILGVRAVVGTGKYLGLPSMVGRSKEATFGFIKDCIWHKINSWSSKCLSKASREVMIKSVLQYIPSYIMSVFLLPDKAS; encoded by the coding sequence ATGGCATATCCATCGCGGAGATCTCACCTTTTATTTGCAGAGGactgctttttatttttcagggCAGAGGAGAAGGAAGCACAAGTTATGAAgaacatttttcataaatatgAAATAGCATCCGGGCAAGCCATTAGCCTTTCAAAGTCTGAAGTTTTCTTTAGCACTGTTGTTCCATCTCCTATTAAGGATACCATCACCAACATCCTAGGAGTCAGAGCGGTAGTGGGAACTGGGAAATATCTTGGTCTTCCGTCTATGGTGGGTCGAAGCAAAGAGGCAACATTTGGTTTCATTAAGGACTGTATTTGGCACAAAATTAATAGTTGGAGTAGCAAGTGCTTATCCAAGGCTAGTAGAGAGGTAATGATCAAATCAGTACTCCAGTATATTCCATCTTATATTATGAGTGTATTTTTGCTCCCAGATAAAGCTAGTTGa
- the LOC120578217 gene encoding uncharacterized protein yields the protein MSEFQLSNNIFNLADSIINAFYKAEGAAPSPRLIRWNNNNRRCTIFNVDGSCLGVPIRAGFGGVFRDNTGTYIAGYSGYISHSQDILFAELTALYQGLRLAVNLNCEELACYSDSLLAVNLIKDDLNYFHVYAVLIQNIKDIMVSRNFNLHHSLREGNQCADFMAKLGASSDVELTLHSSPPEDLLPLLRTDELGVLFMRR from the coding sequence ATGTCAGAATTCCAACTCAGTAATAACATCTTCAATTTGGCAGATTCCATCATTAATGCTTTCTATAAAGCTGAAGGCGCTGCCCCTTCACCTAGGCTGATCCGTTGGAACAATAACAACCGTCGGTGCACTATTTTCAATGTTGATGGCAGCTGTCTCGGTGTTCCCATTCGCGCAGGTTTTGGAGGTGTCTTTCGCGACAACACAGGAACATACATAGCAGGTTATTCGGGCTACATCAGTCATTCTCAGGACATTCTGTTTGCAGAGCTCACAGCTCTTTATCAAGGGTTAAGGTTGGCGGTCAACTTAAATTGTGAGGAATTGGCGTGCTATTCAGACTCCCTTCTTGCAGTCAACCTCATCAAAGatgatttaaattattttcatgtttaTGCTGTTCTCATTCAAAATATCAAAGACATCATGGTTTCTCGTAATTTCAACCTTCATCACTCACTCAGAGAGGGAAATCAGTGTGCAGACTTTATGGCTAAACTTGGAGCATCGAGCGATGTTGAATTGACTCTCCACTCTTCTCCTCCAGAGGACCTGCTGCCTCTGCTTAGGACGGATGAATTAGGAGTCCTCTTTATGAGGCGCTAG